GGCGAGATCACATCATAATTTACGTCATGGTATGCGAAAGAAAGAAAAGTTTGGTGTGATAGCTCCTTATATGGCAAATATGATTGTTAAAAATACGACTTCTATTGATCAAGCTGTAAAACTTCTAAAGAGATATGGTCACTTTGGAGCATGGACATTTCTAATTTCTGATAGCAAAACAAATGAGACTGCAAGTGTTGAGGTTTCAGGTGCGATTGTTAGAGTGGCGAAGAGAACAAAGGGGGCCATTTCTCAGGCAAATCATTTTAGACATAAAGATACAGCTAGATATAACTTTGAATACTCTGTAAATAAGAGTCTAGAGTCTAGAGCAAGAATTTTACATGTAGATCAATCCTTAGAAAGATCTAAGGGTTCGATTGATGCTCAGTGGGGAATTGATTTACTCTCAGGTCATATTGATCATTATATGGGAATGCGAACTTTTGGAAGAACTGTTTCTAAAGTATATACATCTATGAGTCATGTTGTTGATTCCGCTTCAAATAATTTTTGGTTTTCTCTAGGAGAGAGTTTTCCAACTAATTATTCAACCTTTCTTGGTATTCATGTTGACTTTGAATCTAAGGATAGGTTCTTTTCATTTATATCTCAGACAAGAGCGCATGAAGAGATTAGATCTCAAATGCCATTTTTTGAGGACCTGTTAAGAAACTACACTCTTGCTTATATGAATAATAGGGACTTTTCTCAAAGTACAGAGAACCTAAAAAAGACTATTTCTTTTTTGAGTCATAATACTCAAATAGCGGGGGAAAATAATTTTTTCGATTTTCCATCTTTAATTATGAAATCAAGGCTAGGTTTAAAATTATATGAGAAGACACAAGACAAACTTCTTCTTCTAGAAATTAAGAATGATCTTCTCTCAATAAGAGAGCAGCACTTTGAAAGTTTACATACTTATGAACGTTCTCAGGTTCTAAGAGATCTCGCTATCATTGAAGACCTTGAGGGCGAAAGAGATAGGGCCGCAAAACTATTTAATAAGTCTTTACTTGAAGTTAGCCAGCTCATTTCTACTTATCCTTCTCACCACTTTATGTGGGTGTATATTGCTGAGCTAAAAGTCTATAAAAAGCGCGGATTTACGAAATGGGATTTAAAAGGGCTAGACCTTCACTTTGCAACAGCTGAATAATTCTGAATACTTAGGCTCAGTCTTGTACTGAGTCTTTGTTCTTTTTTCATAGCAATTTGTACTAAATTTGTTTTCATCATATAGATAGGCATGAAAGATTTTAGTAAAAAAGAGCTCGTGTTTTTTAAAATCTGTGACAGTGTACTTTATCACGAAGTCATGAAAGGGCATTTAAAATGGTCTTTGTCAGATGTTTCTAAGCAGGCCGATGTTACACGTTCTCTAATATACTATTACCTTGGTAAGGAAAAAGTTGATATTGTTCATGAGTCTGTACTCTTTATGCTCGATCTGTTCTTCAATACTTCTGGCGAAAATAAACTCGGGGTTAGAGATCGGATGAAGAATGTGTTAATTCACATGAAAGAAATGCCTCACTTATATCTATATTATATTAGTGAAAGGTCTAAAGATACTAAGTATGGGCGACTTATCCAAGAAACAGAAAAGAACTTAATAGTATATCTTCAAAAAGAGCTTGGGCTTAGCGAAGTTGATGTAATGAGATTACTTATGCTAAATCTTGGAGCTGTCTCTTTTCAGCTCGACCCTTCAAGGGTAGATGAGATTTACTCAATTGTTCCGGCGAATTAGCCATGAAATATGTAAATGGTATGGAATCATAGATTGAAGTCTTATTCACTTTAGGTTAGGTTGTTCCTATTCAGAGAGGTCAAATTGTTAACTAATAATGATATATTAAAGAAAATTCGTGTAGCACTTTCACTTAAAGATGATGAAATTCTTGAAATTTTAAAATTATCAGATTTTGAAATGAGTAAAAGTGAGCTATCGGCTCTTTTTAGAAGAGAGGATCATATCCATTATCGTGAATGTGGTGATCAGGTTCTTAGAAAATTTCTTAATGGACTAATTACTAAAAAACGTGGTCCAAGACCAGAAAAGAAAGAAGTAAAGTAGGTCGCAAAACCTACTTTGATTCTTTTGTATAAAGCTTATAACTCAGCAAATCTCTCATCGTATTCGATATTGTGATAAACCTTTAGTACATCTTCATCCGATTCAAGAGCATCAATCATTTTCATAATCGCTTCATATGTTTCGTCATCCACTTCTTTAAAGGTCTGTGGAATCTGCTCTAGAGTAGCTTCTTCAGGCTGAACTCCTAACTCTTCTAACTTCTTAGAGATTGCTCCAAAGACTTCCATTGGACCGTTGATGCAAAAAATACCATCTTCTAGCTCTATATCTTCTGCTCCGGC
This window of the Halobacteriovorax sp. HLS genome carries:
- a CDS encoding DUF1456 family protein — translated: MLTNNDILKKIRVALSLKDDEILEILKLSDFEMSKSELSALFRREDHIHYRECGDQVLRKFLNGLITKKRGPRPEKKEVK
- a CDS encoding TetR/AcrR family transcriptional regulator — encoded protein: MKDFSKKELVFFKICDSVLYHEVMKGHLKWSLSDVSKQADVTRSLIYYYLGKEKVDIVHESVLFMLDLFFNTSGENKLGVRDRMKNVLIHMKEMPHLYLYYISERSKDTKYGRLIQETEKNLIVYLQKELGLSEVDVMRLLMLNLGAVSFQLDPSRVDEIYSIVPAN
- a CDS encoding C45 family peptidase, with the translated sequence MKYILLILLLFTGLQIQASDDHSLNSTCKVQAKDGSQTHYICTIKDKKIHFLDINGTMKDVAFYHGKFLSSEIKDGVISSVMKRKRESFAALEKKERESFETIFKCIKGRYKRSLEDSFLEELEMLAKGAGIDKSQVLEATLMIEMSSYVDALEVKMKQNSKKATMELMSQCGASIIGKSIFSILKKVTKPLRKLKMGCTGFVAGEGFTKNGEFLHGRNFDTGFLGVFDKYPVILRHTPKKGIPYIGMSTAGLHYSGGITGMNARGISVSTHELRTTKVRTLYSAARSHHNLRHGMRKKEKFGVIAPYMANMIVKNTTSIDQAVKLLKRYGHFGAWTFLISDSKTNETASVEVSGAIVRVAKRTKGAISQANHFRHKDTARYNFEYSVNKSLESRARILHVDQSLERSKGSIDAQWGIDLLSGHIDHYMGMRTFGRTVSKVYTSMSHVVDSASNNFWFSLGESFPTNYSTFLGIHVDFESKDRFFSFISQTRAHEEIRSQMPFFEDLLRNYTLAYMNNRDFSQSTENLKKTISFLSHNTQIAGENNFFDFPSLIMKSRLGLKLYEKTQDKLLLLEIKNDLLSIREQHFESLHTYERSQVLRDLAIIEDLEGERDRAAKLFNKSLLEVSQLISTYPSHHFMWVYIAELKVYKKRGFTKWDLKGLDLHFATAE